The following proteins are encoded in a genomic region of Arachis stenosperma cultivar V10309 chromosome 4, arast.V10309.gnm1.PFL2, whole genome shotgun sequence:
- the LOC130976797 gene encoding probable magnesium transporter NIPA1, with protein MGMTKDNVIGFVLAVSSSIFIGSSFIIKKMGLLRAAGNGKRAATGGHSYLTEPFWWAGMISMIVGEIANFAAYAFAPAILVTPLGALSIIFSSVLAQFILHEKLHMFGKLGCALCVVGSITIVLHAPHERDIHSVKEIWGLATEPGFIFYAIICVALICILIFRYAPTHGQKYIVVYIGICSLTGSLTVMCVKAVGMALKLTFEGNNQFKYYQTWLFTLAVVGCCLMQINYLNKALDIFNTNVVSPVYYVMFTTLTIVASIIMFKDWDHSSAQQIATELCGFVTILSGTFLLHKTKDMGNPPLEVSNISKSSEDPPEI; from the exons ATGGGGATGACAAAGGACAACGTAATTGGGTTTGTTTTGGCTGTGTCTTCCAGCATTTTTATTGGTTCAAGctttataattaaaaagatgGGTTTATTAAGAGCCGCCGGTAATGGCAAAAGAGCAG cCACGGGAGGCCACTCATACCTGACTGAACCGTTTTGGTGGGCCGGAATGATTTCAA TGATCGTTGGGGAAATAGCTAATTTTGCGGCATATGCATTTGCTCCTGCAATTCTTGTAACTCCTTTGGGAGCTTTAAGCATAATTTTCAG TTCAGTGCTAGCTCAATTTATCTTACATGAGAAATTGCATATGTTTGGAAAGCTTGGATGTGCCTTGTGTGTGGTGGGGTCCATAACAATTGTTTTGCATGCACCGCACGAGCGCGACATCCACTCCGTCAAGGAAATATGGGGGCTTGCTACAGAACCAG gttttattttctatgcCATTATTTGTGTGGCATTGATTTGCATTCTGATTTTCCGTTATGCGCCAACACACGGACAGAAGTATATAGTGGTATATATTGGAATATGCTCACTCACGGGCTCACTCACg GTTATGTGTGTGAAAGCAGTGGGAATGGCCTTGAAGCTTACATTTGAAGGGAATAATCAATTTAAATACTATCAAACTTGGTTATTCACATTGGCCGTCGTTGGCTGTTGTCTCATGCAGATTAACTACTTAAACAAG GCTTTGGACATCTTTAACACAAATGTGGTCTCTCCAGTTTACTACGTCATGTTTACTACACTTACCATCGTTGCCAGTATAATCATGTTTAAG GATTGGGACCACTCGAGTGCACAACAGATTGCAACTgaattgtgtggttttgtcaCAATTTTATCTGGGACATTCCTTCTTCACAAAACTAAGGATATGGGAAACCCACCACTAGAAGTTTCTAATATTTCAAAGTCAAGTGAAGACCCTCCAGAAATTTGA